A single Mangifera indica cultivar Alphonso chromosome 20, CATAS_Mindica_2.1, whole genome shotgun sequence DNA region contains:
- the LOC123204870 gene encoding O-fucosyltransferase 37 — MARARSMKDSFITMTPSPFMIFHLFSISPFTSLLYSPKKSPRNQQKLFNPQTLALFFLSLLVTFSFLGISLLNLIQTYQDDQVTCSLISATPTFSLSAHSAMLLASLSSTKSNDDVDEPRLAVSAMMPLPTHILAGNLTEEERKFWEQPDGEGYKPCLDFRIRYRRKSAKISKEKKRFLVVVASGGLNQQRNQIVDAVVIARILEAALVVPVLQVNLIWGDESEFSDLFDVKHFMRTLQTDVRVVSSLPSTHLMSRQSIENQLPYNISPLWIRARFFKQLNEEGVLVLKGLDSKLSKNLPPDLQKLRCKVAFHALRFAAPIQELGNRLARRMWIEGPYVALHLRLEKDVWVRTGCLTGLGSEYDETIAKIRQSQPEYLTAKLNMTHIQRRLAGLCPLNSLEIARFLKAMGAPGSARVYIAGGEPFGGHLALQPLAAEFPKLVTKERLAQEGELSPYLNRSSALAAVDYIVSLNSNVFVPSHGGNMGRALQGHRAYVGHRKYIKPNKRTMLQLFEDSSISEEEFGIIIRKLHNRAQGQPEPRTNKRDRDVTAYPVPECMCKHRASTI; from the exons ATGGCGAGAGCAAGGAGCATGAAGGACTCTTTCATCACAATGACGCCATCGCCATTCATGATCTTTCACCTTTTCTCAATCTCTCCATTCACTTCCCTCCTCTATTCTCCCAAGAAAAGTCCAAGAAACCAACAGAAACTCTTTAACCCACAAACCTTGGCGCTCTTCTTCCTCTCACTCTTGGTTACTTTCAGTTTCTTGGGGATTTCCCTTCTTAACTTGATACAAACTTACCAAGATGATCAAGTAACTTGCTCGCTCATCTCTGCCACTCCAACATTTTCACTCTCGGCGCACTCCGCCATGCTCTTAGCTTCACTTTCTTCCACAAAATCCAACGATGACGTTGATGAGCCAAGATTGGCAGTCAGTGCAATGATGCCATTACCCACTCATATTCTGGCCGGCAATTTGACAGAGGAGGAGAGGAAATTCTGGGAGCAACCGGATGGCGAAGGGTACAAGCCTTGCTTGGATTTCAGAATTAGATATAGAAGAAAGTCTGCAAAGATTTCCAAGGAGAAGAAGAGGTTCTTGGTGGTGGTGGCTTCAGGAGGATTGAACCAGCAGAGGAATCAGATTGTTGATGCCGTTGTTATTGCAAGGATTCTTGAAGCAGCCTTGGTTGTGCCAGTCTTGCAGGTTAATCTCATCTGGGGAGATGAGAG TGAATTTTCAGATCTCTTTGATGTTAAACACTTCATGAGGACTTTGCAAACTGATGTACGAGTTGTGTCGTCGCTTCCTTCAACACATTTGATGTCAAGGCAGTCCATTGAAAATCAACTTCCTTACAATATTTCTCCACTTTGGATCCGAGCCAGATTCTTCAAACAA CTGAATGAAGAAGGTGTTCTTGTACTAAAAGGGTTAGATTCTAAGCTCTCCAAGAATCTTCCACCTGATCTGCAGAAACTTCGGTGTAAG GTAGCCTTCCATGCATTAAGATTTGCAGCCCCAATTCAGGAACTTGGAAATCGGCTTGCAAGGAGAATGTGGATTGAAGGTCCCTACGTCGCTCTCCATCTCCGACTGGAGAAGGATGTATGGGTTAGAACTGGGTGTCTCACTGGTTTAGGCTCAGAATATGATGAAACAATTGCCAAGATTAGACAATCTCAGCCTGAATACCTCACAGCGAAATTGAACATGACCCACATTCAGCGAAGACTTGCTGGACTTTGTCCACTTAATTCATTAGAGATAGCAAG GTTTTTGAAGGCTATGGGGGCGCCAGGCAGCGCACGAGTATACATTGCTGGAGGAGAGCCATTTGGTGGTCACTTGGCACTGCAGCCACTAGCTGCAGAATTTCCAAAATTAGTGACAAAGGAGAGGTTGGCACAAGAAGGTGAACTCTCACCATATCTCAACAGGTCCTCTGCTCTTGCTGCAGTCGACTACATTGTCTCACTGAACAGCAATGTCTTCGTGCCTTCCCACGGTGGAAATATGGGTCGTGCCTTGCAG GGTCACCGTGCCTATGTGGGTCATAGGAAGTACATAAAGCCAAACAAGCGAACCATGCTTCAATTATTTGAAGACTCGTCAATTTCTGAAGAAGAATTCGGAATCATCATCAGAAAGCTGCACAACAGAGCTCAGGGGCAGCCAGAACCGAGGACTAACAAGAGAGACAGAGATGTGACTGCGTATCCTGTACCTGAGTGCATGTGTAAACATAGAGCTAGCACTATTTAA